The Candidatus Poribacteria bacterium genomic interval TGGCACTTGGGGGCAGCGGGGATTGGTCCCTAGATGGGACGAAATTAGTGATGACTGTCGGGTGGCCCAAGCGCATGCGGATCGTGATGCTTGATCCTCAAACAGGAAAACAAAAATTTATTTTCCCACCCGAAGCAGATCCTTCATGGATGGGAAGCCCCATCAAGTGGTCGCCGATACGGAATAAACTTGCATTTTCTTGGCAACATCGGGTGCCGCTGAAGGAATTCCTTGAGACGGAGACCATCTACATTGTGAACCCGGACGGTACAGATCTGCAGCAGATTGTCCCTGAAGGCGGACTGCGCGCAGTGAATCCGACCTGGTCGCCGCGTGGAGATGCGCTCCTTTATCAAAAATTGGCTCCAGGCAGTAAATGGAAAATTTTTAAAATTGGATTGGATGGGGGACAACCTGTGCAGCTTACCGAGCCGGGTTTCCACCATTTGGGGGATTGGTTTGATCCAGAATTTGCCCTACCTGTCTCGCCACAACCCCAGTTGCTAACGACACAGTGGGGAGACATAAAGAAACGGAACTGAAGTCCATCCTTCAATTAATGTGAGTTCGACATAAACATTTGGGTTATAGGTAGTAAAAGGAGACAGGTATGAAACGGGTAATGATTGCAAGTATGATTTTCCTCTTTACCTTCTCGGCAGGGGCAGGGGTGTTTCGGGAGGATTTTGATAACGGAAACTTGGATGCGTGGCAGGAACTTATTTTAACGCAGGATTTTCTTTTTATTGATGTGGAGGATCCACCTCCAGGTTCTTGGGAAATCGTTAAGGGTGAACTTCATGCGGTAAGCCCTGATGAGAGCACACGTTTGCTCACAATTGGTGATGAGACTTGGCGCGATTATACCATCGAATTTGATGTCAAACCGCTTGACAAACCGGGTCCGAGCAATATCGCTATTGCCGCTCGAATCAAGGGGAGTTGGGTGGTCTGGTGTCTCATCGGCGATTTGCCGCAATTTCGCGACAACGCCTCTGAGGTTCTGATGGGTTCTGGTAATTTTCATGATCGAAATACAATTTTCTATAGCCATGCCAAGCTTCGTCGATTTTTAAAATTAAACAGG includes:
- a CDS encoding DUF1080 domain-containing protein: MKRVMIASMIFLFTFSAGAGVFREDFDNGNLDAWQELILTQDFLFIDVEDPPPGSWEIVKGELHAVSPDESTRLLTIGDETWRDYTIEFDVKPLDKPGPSNIAIAARIKGSWVVWCLIGDLPQFRDNASEVLMGSGNFHDRNTIFYSHAKLRRFLKLNRWSQLKLAVEGDTLNFWINGKLVIGPVQLPNRKTFENREAAKKAHPPKPGNIKIFHPLALDGFQDFLTGAAGLGLSNQTARFDNVVITGDNIPDSGGLSVTPKAKLATVWGSLKRF